A single Pan troglodytes isolate AG18354 chromosome 19, NHGRI_mPanTro3-v2.0_pri, whole genome shotgun sequence DNA region contains:
- the PHB1 gene encoding prohibitin 1 isoform X1 has product MAAKVFESIGKFGLALAVAGGVVNSALYNVDAGHRAVIFDRFRGVQDIVVGEGTHFLIPWVQKPIIFDCRSRPRNVPVITGSKDLQNVNITLRILFRPVASQLPRIFTSIGEDYDERVLPSITTEILKSVVARFDAGELITQRELVSRQVSDDLTERAATFGLILDDVSLTHLTFGKEFTEAVEAKQVAQQEAERARFVVEKAEQQKKAAIISAEGDSKAAELIANSLATAGDGLIELRKLEAAEDIAYQLSRSRNITYLPAGQSVLLQLPQ; this is encoded by the exons ATGGCTGCCAAAGTGTTTGAGTCCATTGGCAAGTTTGGCCTGGCCTTAGCTGTTGCAGGAGGCGTGGTGAACTCTGCCTTATATAATG TGGATGCTGGGCACAGAGCTGTCATCTTTGACCGATTCCGTGGAGTGCAGGACATTGTGGTAGGGGAAGGGACTCATTTTCTCATCCCATGGGTACAGAAACCAATTATCTTTGACTGCCGTTCTCGACCACGTAATGTGCCAGTCATCACTGGTAGCAAAG ATTTACAGAATGTCAACATCACACTGCGCATCCTCTTCCGGCCTGTCGCCAGCCAGCTTCCTCGCATCTTCACCAGCATCGGAGAGGACTATGATGAGCGTGTGCTGCCGTCCATCACAACTGAGATCCTCAAGTCAGTGGTG GCTCGCTTTGATGCTGGAGAACTAATCACCCAGAGAGAGCTGGTCTCCAGGCAGGTGAGCGACGACCTTACGGAGCGAGCCGCCACCTTTGGGCTCATCCTGGATGACGTGTCCTTG ACACATCTGACCTTCGGGAAGGAGTTCACAGAAGCGGTGGAAGCCAAACAGGTGGCTCAGCAGGAAGCAGAGAGGGCCAGATTTGTGGTGGAAAAG GCTGAGCAACAGAAAAAGGCGGCCATCATCTCTGCTGAGGGCGACTCCAAGGCAGCTGAGCTGATTGCCAACTCACTGGCCACTGCAGGGGATGGCCTGATCGAGCTGCGCAAGCTGGAAGCTGCAGAGGACATCGCGTACCAGCTCTCACGCTCTCGGAACATCACCTACCTGCCAGCGGGGCAGTCCGTGCTCCTCCAGCTGCCCCAGTGA